The sequence ctagtagtagtagtagtgccgtagtagtagtagtagcctagcagtagtagtagtagcctagtagtagtagtggccatagtagtagtagcctagttgtagtagtagtagcctagtagtagtagtagtagtagtagtagcttagtagtagtagtagtagtagtagcctagttgtagtagtagtagtagtagcctagtagtaatagtagtagtagtagtagcctagtagtagtagtagtagcctagttgtagtagtagtagtagcctagtagtagtagtagtagtagtagtagcttagtagtaatagtagtagtagcctggttgtagtagtagtagcctagtagtagtagtagtagcctagtagtagtagtagcctagtagtagtagtagcctagtagtagtagtagcctagtagtagtagcctagtagtattagtagtagtagtagcctagtagtagtagtggccgtagtagtagtagtagtagtagtagcatagtagtagtagtagtagtagtagtaccctagtagtagtagtagcctagtagtagtagtagtaataatagtagtagtagtagtgccgtagtagtagtagtagtagcctagcagtagtagtagtagcctagtagtagtagtgcagtagtagtagtagtagtagtagtagtagtagtagcctagtagtagtagtagcctagtagcagtagtagtagcctagtagtagtagtagtagtagtagtagtagtagtagtagtagtagtagtagtagcagtagtagtagtagtagtagtagcgcagtagtagtagtagtagtagcctagttgtagtagtagtagtagtagcctagttgtagtagtagtagtagtagcctagtagtaatagtagtagtagtagtagtagcctagcagtagtagtagcctagcagtagtagtagcttagcagtagtagtagtagtagtagcctggttgtagtagtagtagcctagtagtagtagcctagtagtagtagcctcgtagtagtagtagcctagtagtagtagtagtagtctagtagtagtagtggctgtagtagtagtagtagtagcctagtagtagtagtagtagtagtagtagtagcagtagcagtagcagtagtagtagtagtagcttagtagtagtagtagcctagttgtagtagtagtagtagtagcctagtagtaatagtagtagtagcctagtagtagtagtagcctagttgtagtagtagtagcttagtagtagtagtagtagtagcctggttgtagtagtagtagcctagtagtagtagtagtagcctagtagtagtagtagcctagtagtagtagtagtagcctagtagtagtagcctagtagtagtagtggccgtagtagtagtagtagtagtagcctagtagtagtagtagcctagtagtagtagtagtagtagtagcttagtagtagtagtagtagtagtagtagcttagtagtagtagtagcctagttgtagtagtagtagcctagtagtaacagtagtagtagcctagtagtagtagtagcctagttgtagtagtagtagcttagtagtagtagtagtagcctggttgtagtagtagtagcctagtagtagtagtagtagtagtagtagcctagtagtagtagtagtagcctagtagtagtagtagcagtagtagtctaatagtagtagtagcctagtagtagtagtagcctagtagtagtagtagtagtagtagcctagtagtagtagtagcctagtagtagtagtagtagtagtagtagtagtagtagtagtagtaggagtagcctagtagtagtagtagtagcctagtagtagtagtagcctagtagtagtagcctagtagtagtagtagtagtagtagtagtagcctagtagtagtagtagcctagtagtagtagtagtagcctagtagtagtagtggccgtagtagtagtagtagtagtagtagcctagtagtagtagtagtagtagtagtagtaagtagtggtagcagtagaATTAGCAgaaacagcagcagtagcagaaacagcagcagtagcagaaatagtagtagtaagtagaaGTAgaaagtagtagaagtagaaagtagtaagtagtagtagtagtagtagtagtagtagtagtagtagtagtagtagaattagtagcagcagcaacataCACAACCGTAGTACTGACAGCattaacatttacttttttgCACATAAGACGTCATCACAAACGCCCACGCTGATTTACAACATACTGTATGGCCAAGCGTACTGTGAACGGTGGCGGACCTAATGGCGATCGACTTCGACATTAATAAATCTTCCTGTCAGAACGAACTATCACGAAGTCTGTTGTCAGGTAATCGTGTGGATCGCCGAATTTCGTGCATTTCCGTAAAACAGTTTTGTCAGGTACTGACAGAGACTGTATAATACCGGTGTCTGTCAGAGTACTGTACATAGCTATACGGTCGTCTCGTTATTATTgggaatgtatgaatgaatgaaaaaaaagtaaagtttgttttatttaacgacgccgctagagcacattgattttttatcttatcatcggctattggacgtcaaacatatggtcattctgacactgtttttttagaggaaacccgctgtcgccacataggctactctttttacgacaggcagcaagggatcttttatttgcgcttcccacaggcaggatagcacaaaccatggcctttgttgaaccagttatggatcactggtcggtgcaagtggtttacacctacccattgagccttgcggagcactcactcagggtttggagtcggtatctcgattaaaaatcccatgcctcgactgggatccgaacccagtacctaccagcctgtagaccgatggcctgccacgacgccaccgaggccggtatatgaatgaatgaatgaatatttatcGATACTCCGccacaaaaaaatatatgtcggctattgggtgtcaaataaaggtaTGTACAATAATGTGACTGGTTACTATTGggattaatagtagtagtttgAGTAatactggtggtggtggtgatgatgatagtggtgatgataataataatagtagcagttaGGGTCTCCGTGAGTATCGTACCGTCACACGTTTTCGATCGACACGCGTTTCTGATCGCTCATTTGTAATTGCAATAGTGCGAGGATGGGTGAGCATtgacgtcaccacaagaacgAAAACGAACACGGAAGTCACTGCTTTTGTTCCGAGAGAAAAATGCTGCGTGTCAAGTTTCCAATGGTAAGTTTTAACTCAAATATCTACAACCATAGTATATTTTATCAATTTTtactaatgtacatatttggtATGAAGAAAATGCTTTACGGAGCAATATCTAGTTATCAAAAAATGTAAACTTGTCGGCTGCTACATTGACGTCACATCTGTCAAAAGTCAAGTGATACACCACGTGATACTCATGCAACCATAAAAATATATGGAAGACAATTTGGGGCAAATCTTATGTTGTTTTTGACGTTACCTTGTTttggacatattttaattaagggTTTTTCTCATAAGCTAAAATTTGCCACAGTTATGGACAAATTTAGAATTGATATTCaataaattatgtatgtattttatataattataaataaattttatatttaattaaaaaaagaaaatgatattcctttaaaaattatGTACCGTTGATTTAGGAGCTAGTAGCTAGGATTTGTTCAGTGCCATACTCCACCTTGCACGACCGTCTAAGTGGAAAAACGGACATCGATTGTGTTAAGTCAGGACCAGACCCATTGTTGTCTCAAGAAGAGGAGCAAACTTTAGTGACACATGTTGAGTTTATGTCATCAGTGGGCTTTGGGAATACCCGCACTGAAGTCCTTAATATTGCCACAGACCTTGCTGTTCATCTTGGCAAAAGAGAAAAGTGTGAAAAACCATTTTCCCTGCGATAGTTTTATGGGTTTATGAAGCGATGGCCCGAGCTTAGAGTTCAAAAACCACGATTACTTGAAATCTTGCGTACCAAAGCAACATCAAAAGATACCATCAACAAATACTTTGATAGCCTGGAAAAGATTTTAGACAAGTATGATTTACGAAACAGTCCAGAGTCCATCTACAACATTGATGAAAAAGGCATTGTAGAAAATCACAAACCCCCCATCTATTGTAGCATCACGTTCCAGTGTCCCAGTTGTTGTAACAACGAGCAGGTCCAACACTACTACGGTTATTGGGTGTGGAAATGCCCTTTGTGTTGCCATACCAccgtattttgttttcaagggAAAGCGCATGCGGGAGGAATTGTTAGTAGGTTGTACGGCAGGCACTGCAGGAACCGTTAGTGAAACGGGTTGGTCGAATTCTGATATTTTTCAAAAGTATCTTAAAGAACATTTTTCAAAGTATGTTCCAGCAGCATCTTCTGACAAGCCTGTCTTAATTCTTTATGATGGTCACACGTCACACATAAATGTTTCCCTGATCCAGTGGGCACGAGAGaggcacataatattatttgtattacctGCTCACACATCGCATGTTCTTCGGCCAATGGATGTGGGATGTTTCGGGCCGTTCGAACGCATTTACAATGGCATGAGACATACCTACATACGCGAACATGCAACATCGGGTATTGACAGACATTCCCTTTGTGAGACTGTCTGCAAAGCTTACTGTGCAGCACTCACACCCGCCAACCTGCAGTCATCGTTCAGAAAGACCGGGATTTATCCATTTGATAGAGACGTTATACAGCCTTCAACATTCCTGCCTTCAGCTGTTTTAAGCAACAACATGGAGTCAGAAAATGAATCACAAACCAGGGCAACTGTCAACTGTGAAGACAATTCATCAAAATGCAAGACGTTTTTCACAACTGCAGAAGAAGTGAtcacaagaaaaccaaaacctACTAAGAAGAGGAAAGTACACAGTGCTGTGGTCAGTGGTAAAGCCATCACGGAAGATTTGGTTTTGGAAGATATCAGGGAACatcaaaagaacaaacaaaacaaggaaggattgcagaaaagaaaatgtacgaAATCAAAGAAAACTGAAGATTCACCAAAACCAAGTACGTCAGGAATTTTTCTCCCACCCAGTGCTAACACAAAACAGCAGCTTGAAGACGAAGACGATACATCGGAGGAATCTGACGACCCTAGCGATCTTTGCTGCAAGTGCAAGAAGAGCCAACCAGACGAATACAAACACTGTTTCACTTTGCTTCGTTTCGTGGGCACAATGCACCTATCCGGCATGTCAGCATTGGgtacatttaaaattttgcaCTCCAGTTAGGGTTGTACGGAGACATTCCGAATTTTGGTGTCCTTGCCATAATGAAATGGAAGAGTAATAATcactggagtaaaaaaaaaaactgaaaaaaattatgtcaaatatgttAAACGTTTAGCctaattttttctttattctgAAAGTTAAGTAACATTGATTGaaagttacaaacatttttaaatcagttatatAACGTGGAATTAAGTGTAAAATATGACATCAATAGTGCTCCATACAACGCAACAGCGACCGAGAAAATAGCCGACCAACGAAACGATCGAAAACATGTGACGTTACTAAAATACAGAGGGAATTCCTTTACGACAAAGCAAGACGTTTTCTCCAAGGATATTATGGAATTCATTGCGGATTACTATTGTTTTATGTGGTAAACTATTGTAGCAACAGGTaggtaaattattaaatacttacaattttttatttatattttattcatatatttcgcTTAAACGATCGAAAACACGTGACGCCAGGATACTCGAGTAcccgggcacgggtcgagtctagcaagactcgagtccgttcacaggactcgagtacccgtacaacttcaaggtggaatacaatgatcaactataatacaatggcacggcttctagaatttttataaaatccactagccatgggcttagtgatttttttaaattactagccacgattGTAAATTCACTagctttactttacttttaagttaaaaacACTCAaattgggggatgggggtgggggcaggatattcatatttacgaAATAAACTGGAATGCATTTGACAacttgttttcactagccatcgggcatggcgatagtaattatgtactagcccaacattgaatatcactagccatgggagtggggctaccataatctagaagccctgcaatgaacaatgtaggacaataatttcagcaataaataatcaacgatataagttgCACAGTACTTAtatgatcatgcgctagtttctctttttaaagtGGCCGCCCGTCCGTACgtcacaacactgaacatatcaaccggtttctaaatgcaatacaatgacatggtttggcatccatgttcagcgctggaattaagatgaatagtgctattttactttattccttagtctcaccatcgtctagtgtaagtgtcggtaGTGGTAGATAACGTAGTGGTAgtgaagtagtagtagtagtagaggtagtTAAAGTagtattactaataataacattcgTGGtaaatgtagtagtagtattggtgtgtgtgtgtggggggggggggggtaatactaaatagtaatagtaaaagtagtagtagtggtggtgatggctGTGGTGGTAGTTGtaatagtggtaatagtagAAGTGCATTCATGCAAAAgttgttagtagtagtattggtggtggtagtagtagtaatagcagtagcagtgaTAGTAGCGATAgcccagtagtagtagtagtagtagtagtagtagcctagtagttgtagtagtagtagtagtagtagcatacCTGTCAACTCTCACGCATTTGGCGTGAGTCTCACGCATTTGTAACAATCATCAAGCTCTCACGCAACGTTACTATAATATCAcactttttctaaaaataaaaatattttatgatcgCGGTTTATATGTTAGAGCTGAATGGAAGTATATGCTGATATTAAccgtattaattagtaaaacttgCACTCGCtcgatttattttatttttaattttttttttttagagattttggacttaaacaacaacaaaaaacttcgCCCTGGACCTGCAGTCCCTGGACCCTGACTTCTAATTTTCTCACGCATAAGAATTGCCACAGGTTGATAGGTctatagcagtagtagtagtagtagtagtagtagtagtagtagtagtagtagtagtagtagtagtagtagtagtaaaggtaatattaatagtgtcaaaagccgtggtatgtgctattttagttatatagagagagagaataatacatgagtggccgttagataccatttatctcataaatgttgttttaaaatgtatctaacgagcgaaagcgagtttgatacgttttaaaacaatgagttgtgagatatatggtatctaatggacacgaatgtattattctatttcttacatatcctcaaaaaccagggtttaagcacattttaacatctttttcgactaaacgttatttatagccattgcacttgtagctgacttacgcgtcacagacacatgggtgtcaggttaactatatgtcacagtctaatcgattcccatcgtgtagtttttcttttcattagatatatggcagtggtgaccCCAGGGGCCGTATGCATGACGACCGTATAACTATTTTAACCGCGTTTAATTTCTAACCAGCGTATAAAAACTGAAATTTCCTATGCATGAAGCACGGTTAGGACTAACCGGAGGTCTTAAACGCGGATAAAGTTACACACAATTTTTTGTGCGTTTAAGTATCTTAACCGCGTATAAGTCAGAAAACAACATGGCTGCTGTCATTCTTCAGCGTTATCGAGAACGCCGATTACTGAGGAGAAACAGAATATTTAGGGACCGAACTCATCCGTTTGATGTTTTTGACGATGATGTCATATTTGCCAAGTTTAGATTTAGAAGACAGGAAATTCTAGCAATCACAGATGACATCAGCGTCGATATTCTATTATCTAAACGGATGGGTTCATTGACCCCTCTTCTGCAAGTGCTAATTACACTTAGATACTTTGCCAGTGGCAGTTTCCAAGACGTTTGTGGGGAGCTTATAGGAGTTGACCAGTCAACCGTAAGCCGAACTGTGACAAGAGTCACCGACGTCTTGCTACGTCAGGTACCAAATCATGTTCGATTAcccaatggaaaaaaacaagatgccataaaaactaaattttatgaCATGAGTGGATTTCCAAATGTGGTTGGATGCATCGATGGGACtcaagttcaaatacaagctcCTACGCAGAATGAACATGAATTTGTTAACAGGAAAGGCTACCATTCCATCAATGTTCAGGTAAGATgatttatgtattataaatatatatttcatgaatatgtatgtatgtatataggtatgtaggtatgtgtgtaGGTCGGTaggtatgtgcatgtgtatataggtatgtatgtatgtatgtatgtatgtattgtatgtatgtatgtagataggtatgtaggtaggtatttAAGGATTAGCTTTCGGTAAGGTGCATGGGTGGGTATATGTTGATAAGTATATGGTAATGTGCTGGCTGGATTATAAAGTGTTTATGTTGATTTATGATTGAaatatcttttgtatgcatttgtaaattatttcaaatgcataaacagttaatatttgttttaaagctgATGTGTGACGCAGACCTCATATTCATCAACTGTATTGCGAAATGGCCTGGAAGTGTACATGATTCAAGAATACTACGAGAGTCATCTTTATTCGAAGATTTTGAGAACAAAAGGCAGCCTATGAGAGGAATCATCTTAGGAGACAGTCGCTATATGTTGCGTGACTGGTTGTTAACTCCGATTTCTAATCCC comes from Gigantopelta aegis isolate Gae_Host chromosome 13, Gae_host_genome, whole genome shotgun sequence and encodes:
- the LOC121387302 gene encoding putative nuclease HARBI1; translated protein: MAIDFDINKSSCQNELSRSLLSALTPANLQSSFRKTGIYPFDRDVIQPSTFLPSAVLSNNMESENESQTRATVNCEDNSSKCKTFFTTAEEVITRKPKPTKKRKVHSAVVSGKAITEDLRYRERRLLRRNRIFRDRTHPFDVFDDDVIFAKFRFRRQEILAITDDISVDILLSKRMGSLTPLLQVLITLRYFASGSFQDVCGELIGVDQSTVSRTVTRVTDVLLRQVPNHVRLPNGKKQDAIKTKFYDMSGFPNVVGCIDGTQVQIQAPTQNEHEFVNRKGYHSINVQLMCDADLIFINCIAKWPGSVHDSRILRESSLFEDFENKRQPMRGIILGDSRYMLRDWLLTPISNPTTRQERNYNFSHSSTRTAIERAIGVLKRRWHCLSRLRLTPAKACKVIAVCVMLSNRARRLNLDVPDTDSDSDDEPDYEQASDAHMEEVLPVNNPMIERARLAAGKTARERLMNNYFH